The DNA window TGCGATCGTACTCCCCAGGCGGGATGCTTAATGCGTTAACTACGGCACAGAGATTTTCATCCCCACACCTAGCATCCATCGTTTAGGGCGTGGACTACCGGGGTATCTAATCCCGTTCGCTACCCACGCTTTCGTCCCTGAGTGTCAGTAACAGGCCAGTTGGCCGCCTTCGCCACTGGTATTCCTCCCGATATCTACGCATTTCACCGCTACACCGGGAATTCTGCCAACCTCTCCTGTACTCAAGCTATGCAGTATTAGATGCAGTTTCAGGGTTGAGCCCTGAGATTTCACATCTAACTTACAAAGCCACCTGCGGACCCTTTACGCCCAGTAATTCCGAGCAACGCTTGCCCCCTCCGTATTACCGCGGCTGCTGGCACGGAGTTAGCCGGGGCTTCCTTTGAAGGTACCGTCAAGTCTGCAGGGTATTAACCTACAGACCCATCGTTCCAACTGACAGAGGTTTACGACTCGAAAGCCTTCATCCCTCACGCGGTATTGCTGGATCAGGCTTGCGCCCATTGTCCAATATTCCCCACTGCTGCCTCCCGTAGGAGTCGGGGCCGTGTCTCAGTCCCCGTGTGGCCGATCACCCGCTAAGGTCGGCTACCCGTCTTCGGCTTGGTGGGCCGTTACCTCACCAACTACCTGATGGGACATGGACTCATCTATAGGTGATAGCCGAAGCCACCTTTTACCGCTGAATCCGTAGATTCTGTGGTCTTATCTGGTATTAGCCCAAGTTTCCCTGAGTTGTCCCAGTCCTAAAGGCAGATTATCCATGTATTACTCACCCGTCCGCCGCTCTACTCATGACCGAAGTCATTTTCTCGCTCGACTTGCATGTGTTAAGCATACCGCCAGCGTTCGCTCTGAGCCAGGATCAAACTCTTCATTATAATTTCCTGAAATTATTGCTTAGCTCTACTTCGCCCGCTTATCTGCTATTTAATTTTCAAAGAACTAGACGCCTTATTAATCTAGTATTTCTTAAAGCAAAAAACCTTTAAAAAGCCAGAATGTCCCGGCGCCTTTTTCAAAGGGACATATAATATAAAGCATACAAACTTTATGTCAAGAACAAATTTTATACTTTTTAAAATTCCTAAAATCACTCTTAGCAAACTCTAAAAAATACAAAATGATCGGGACATTGTACCCTATATAAAAAAAGAATCCATAGGCACAAAAAATTAATCATAAGTACTACGAATTAACAAATGACTGTGGATGACCCAATATTATTATAAATGAAAAATGGGGAGAATTACAAGGCACTTTTTGGATTACCCATAGCAAAAATTTGAATTTGTAATGTTGAAAATATGCCAATTCAGTATAAATTAAGATACTCATCGAAATTACAATAAATGGGAAGGTAAAACCATGAGTCTTACAAATGAACAAGTAAAACGCTATAGCAGACATTTAATTATGCCTGAGGTAGGGGTTGAGGGTCAGGAAAAACTAGTAAACGCAAGCGTGCTCTGCATAGGCGCAGGCGGGCTTGGTTCACCACTAGCGCTATACCTTGCAGCTGCAGGTGTTGGCCATCTCGGAATTCTTGACTTTGATGTAGTAGACTTCAGCAACCTTCAGCGTCAGATTATTCATAGCGAAGAGACAATCGGAGAACTGAAGGTAGAGTCTGCGAAAAAAAGGCTCCAAGAGCTAAACTCTGATATTAAAGTCACTACATATAATGTAATGATCAACTCTGAGAACGCTATGGATATCATAAAAGACTATGACATAGTAGTTGACGGCACTGACAATTTTGCAACCAGATACCTTGTTAATGATTCATGTGTACTGCTAGGCAAGCCAAATGTCTATGGAAGCATCTTTAGGTTTGAAGGACAGGTTAGTGTTTTTGATGCTAAAAGAGGACCTTGCTACAGGTGTTTGTATCCTGAGCCACCTCCACCTGGGCTTGTTCCCAGCTGTGCTGAGGGCGGAGTGCTGGGAATTCTTCCTGGTATTATCGGAACCCTTCAAGCAGCCGAGACCGTAAAGCTAATTATTGGGGAAGGAAATCCTCTTATTGGAAGACTGCTTTTCTTAGACGTTTTGGAGATGCAGCCAAGAGAGATGAAGCTTAGAAAAGATCCTAACTGCCCAATATGCGGTGACAAGCCAACTATAAAAGAGCTAATAGATTATGAAGAGTTCTGCGGTATTGCGCGCGGAGAGCTTGGACAAGAAGAAACAACCATAAGGGAAGACTCTGAGGAGGTAGAGATGGAAATAAATATCGACCAATTTAAAGAAATGCGTGATAACGGAAACGATTTTACTTTATTAGATGTAAGAGAATATCACGAATATGATATTGCAAACATTGAAGGGTCAGTTCTAATTCCACTTGGAGAAGTTGCCGACAGGTTAGATGAGCTAAACCCAGATGATGAGATTGTAGTTCATTGTCATCACGGCGGAAGAAGCATGAAGGCAACTCAGTACCTTAAGGACCAAGGTTTTAAGAACGTGAAGAACCTTGCAGGCGGAATTGACGCCTGGGCTGAAAAGTACGACCCTGACATGCCAAGATACTAAAAACCAAACTGGCTGGGGAGCTCACCTGCTCCCCGGCTAATTACCACTCTGTTTTAAATATTCCCAATACCAATATAAACAACTATTCTCCAGCATAATTCTTTTATGTATATTGATACATACTGGAGGGAATCTTTTTGACTGCTATAACTCACCCAACAAAACCATCTGAAATTACAACTAAGTGGATGAACTATGCATTCAGTGAAGGCAGCATCTGCGAGTCCGGTACTATCACCGATATAGAGGTTGAACCTCTCGGTCCCCACGTAAAAGGACTTTTAAGTTCAATTTGCAGGGTCAAGATAACCTACAAACACCAATTACAGCAGCTGCCAAAAACTGTTGTCGTAAAATTCCCGCCGGAGGTGGATGAAAGAAAAAGTTTTGGAAGCAACTGGGGAGTCTACGAGAGAGAAATAATGTTTTATAGAGAACTATCTAAAAAAAGCCCTATTAGAGTTCCAAAATGTTATTACACAGTTATAGATGAATCTAATAATAACTTTCTGCTTATGATTGAAGACGCCGGAGACTGGATACCGGGCGATCAAGTAGGGGGACTTTCTGTTAAGCAAACAAAGTCTGCTGTAACATCAATCGGCAAGTTCCATGCACATTGGTGGGAGTCCGAAGAGCTTGAAAATTTAAAGTGGATACCAATTGAAAACAGAAGCCCGCTCCACGCGTTTCACGATAATTGGGATGATTTTAAAAATGTGCACAGTGATGTCTTAGACAAGCAGGATATAAACGCTGGCGATTTGATTGCAAAAAGCGGAGAGAGAATTCAAGAGCTAAGCATGGTCGGTCCAAGAACTATTATCCACTATGATTTCAGAGCAGATAACATGATGTTTAACCAGCTGGATGAGATAATGGTAGTAGACTGGCAGACAGCGCTTATATCATTTGGGGCGTTTGATGTCGGCAGAGCAGTTTGCGGTAGTCATCATGGCATTATTGAAAAAATCCACCATGTAAAATTCTTGGAGTTATGGTATCAAGTGCTTATGGATCACGGAGTAAGTAACTATACGTTTGAAGAGGCATGGCGTGACTACAGAATTGGTATAATTCTCTCTTCATATGTACCTGTTGCAGCACATCATTTTCTCTCTCATGAAGGATCTCACGGCATATTCGTTCTAAAAGCAATGATAAAAAGAATATTCTATGCACTACACGAATGTGAGGTATT is part of the Thermodesulfobacteriota bacterium genome and encodes:
- the moeB gene encoding molybdopterin-synthase adenylyltransferase MoeB; translation: MSLTNEQVKRYSRHLIMPEVGVEGQEKLVNASVLCIGAGGLGSPLALYLAAAGVGHLGILDFDVVDFSNLQRQIIHSEETIGELKVESAKKRLQELNSDIKVTTYNVMINSENAMDIIKDYDIVVDGTDNFATRYLVNDSCVLLGKPNVYGSIFRFEGQVSVFDAKRGPCYRCLYPEPPPPGLVPSCAEGGVLGILPGIIGTLQAAETVKLIIGEGNPLIGRLLFLDVLEMQPREMKLRKDPNCPICGDKPTIKELIDYEEFCGIARGELGQEETTIREDSEEVEMEINIDQFKEMRDNGNDFTLLDVREYHEYDIANIEGSVLIPLGEVADRLDELNPDDEIVVHCHHGGRSMKATQYLKDQGFKNVKNLAGGIDAWAEKYDPDMPRY
- a CDS encoding phosphotransferase, yielding MTAITHPTKPSEITTKWMNYAFSEGSICESGTITDIEVEPLGPHVKGLLSSICRVKITYKHQLQQLPKTVVVKFPPEVDERKSFGSNWGVYEREIMFYRELSKKSPIRVPKCYYTVIDESNNNFLLMIEDAGDWIPGDQVGGLSVKQTKSAVTSIGKFHAHWWESEELENLKWIPIENRSPLHAFHDNWDDFKNVHSDVLDKQDINAGDLIAKSGERIQELSMVGPRTIIHYDFRADNMMFNQLDEIMVVDWQTALISFGAFDVGRAVCGSHHGIIEKIHHVKFLELWYQVLMDHGVSNYTFEEAWRDYRIGIILSSYVPVAAHHFLSHEGSHGIFVLKAMIKRIFYALHECEVLELLT